Proteins encoded together in one Aminipila butyrica window:
- a CDS encoding acyl-CoA thioesterase yields MNNRQLTMSQVMLPHQANVAGNVHGGEIMKFMDTTAGAVAIRYSKSNCVTARVDELEFHLPIFVGALVTCTATVVYVGRTSMEVFVNVEVEDLESASGPQKALSAYFTMVAMGRNGKPQNVPPYEPVTEDEIREHDAAQVRIADRQAKKKKK; encoded by the coding sequence GGCAAACGTAGCAGGAAACGTCCACGGAGGCGAAATTATGAAATTTATGGATACCACAGCCGGTGCGGTGGCTATCCGATATTCAAAGAGCAACTGCGTTACGGCCAGAGTAGACGAGTTGGAATTTCATTTGCCGATTTTCGTAGGAGCGTTGGTAACCTGTACGGCTACTGTGGTCTATGTGGGCCGGACTTCTATGGAAGTTTTTGTAAATGTAGAGGTGGAGGACCTAGAATCCGCCAGCGGACCGCAGAAGGCGTTATCCGCTTATTTCACCATGGTGGCCATGGGCCGAAATGGCAAGCCTCAGAACGTGCCGCCTTATGAACCTGTGACCGAAGACGAAATTCGGGAGCACGATGCGGCTCAGGTTCGGATTGCTGATCGTCAGGCAAAGAAGAAGAAGAAATAG
- a CDS encoding cation diffusion facilitator family transporter: MNSKLHFEKRILTISMVGSILFMLAEGVMAYVTRSNSILMDCLFDFADLIMIGPFLLLIPLLYKPVTEKRPYGYSQVESLFVIIKCCILLVIIAQLVMYSVQVILRGGNRVDGGLIAAFEIGLSAGCIAIYTLLRHYNKSFSSPSIKADLYMWRMDIISSLGVGLAFLAQGPMRGTPLAGFIPYVDPLVAIAMALFFIVEPVKMMIGGIRDLILFAPEEPIVEEIRQIINRHLENYPYTISFLDVIQTGRKAWVEVYLKADEDQIRISQLQQAHGEIKRELRQHFEQIYVELIPDSSEAGGH, from the coding sequence GTGAATAGCAAACTTCATTTTGAAAAGAGAATTTTAACCATATCCATGGTAGGAAGTATTTTGTTCATGTTGGCAGAAGGAGTGATGGCTTATGTGACACGCTCCAACTCCATTTTGATGGACTGCTTGTTCGACTTTGCAGACCTAATCATGATTGGCCCTTTTCTGCTGCTAATCCCCTTGCTGTATAAACCAGTGACCGAAAAGCGGCCTTATGGGTACTCTCAGGTGGAGTCCCTCTTCGTGATTATCAAGTGCTGCATCCTGCTGGTGATTATCGCCCAGCTGGTGATGTACAGCGTGCAAGTGATTCTCAGAGGCGGCAACCGGGTGGACGGAGGCCTGATTGCCGCTTTTGAAATTGGACTGTCGGCGGGCTGCATTGCGATCTACACGTTGCTGCGGCACTATAACAAGTCCTTTTCTTCCCCGTCCATCAAGGCGGATTTGTACATGTGGCGCATGGACATCATCAGCAGTTTGGGGGTAGGACTGGCCTTTCTAGCCCAAGGGCCCATGAGAGGGACGCCGCTGGCGGGATTTATCCCCTATGTGGACCCACTGGTGGCTATCGCCATGGCGCTGTTTTTCATTGTGGAGCCGGTCAAAATGATGATTGGCGGCATTCGAGATTTGATCCTTTTTGCGCCTGAAGAGCCTATTGTGGAGGAAATTCGTCAGATTATCAACCGACATTTGGAGAATTACCCTTATACTATCAGCTTTCTGGATGTCATACAGACTGGGCGAAAGGCTTGGGTAGAGGTTTACTTGAAGGCAGATGAGGATCAGATTCGCATCAGCCAGCTGCAACAGGCCCACGGTGAGATTAAGCGGGAACTGCGTCAGCACTTTGAGCAAATTTACGTAGAATTGATACCAGATAGTTCGGAGGCTGGCGGGCATTAG
- the larC gene encoding nickel pincer cofactor biosynthesis protein LarC produces MKKTLYLECYSGISGDMTIGALLDLGADRDHLQQTLDSLSVGGYHLHFGRTQKSGIDAYDFSVHLEEVGNQPQGQSHGMSLSGHGHKGKEHSHAHPHNSVQGQGSQHHVHRHLSDIEALIDGMKATEQVKQLSTKIFHIVAEAEAAVHGLPIQEVHFHEVGAIDSIVDILGTAICIDNLAIDQVIVSPLREGQGFVRCEHGLMPVPAPATARILAEHGLKLQLTDNQGEMVTPTGAAIAAALDSGKSLPTHYRIQKIGMGAGKKDFKQANILRAMLIEEVDVQEQGEAGLDKTESDQMWKLESNLDDCSGEALGFTLERLMEAGAADAWYTPIYMKKNRPAYTLQVLCGEEKRAELEHLIFFHTTTVGIRRVKMERTILKREMRQVETPYGPVSVKVCDHGSAQYVYPEYEDLRQICLEHQKNYQEVYQEVLRCSKER; encoded by the coding sequence ATGAAGAAAACGTTATACTTGGAATGCTATTCCGGCATCAGTGGAGATATGACTATTGGTGCGCTGTTGGACTTGGGAGCAGACCGGGACCATCTGCAGCAAACCCTGGACAGCTTGTCGGTGGGGGGGTACCACCTGCACTTTGGCCGCACTCAGAAATCCGGTATTGATGCTTACGATTTCAGCGTTCACCTGGAGGAAGTTGGAAATCAGCCCCAGGGTCAGAGCCATGGAATGTCTTTGAGTGGACATGGCCACAAGGGTAAGGAGCATAGCCACGCTCACCCACATAATTCTGTTCAAGGCCAAGGCAGCCAGCACCACGTTCACCGCCACCTAAGCGACATTGAAGCCCTCATCGACGGCATGAAGGCTACTGAACAGGTAAAGCAGTTATCTACAAAAATATTTCACATTGTGGCAGAGGCAGAAGCCGCCGTCCACGGACTGCCGATACAGGAGGTCCACTTTCACGAAGTAGGTGCGATCGATTCCATTGTTGATATCCTTGGTACTGCCATCTGTATCGACAATCTGGCTATCGACCAGGTGATTGTGTCACCGCTGAGGGAGGGACAGGGCTTCGTCCGCTGTGAGCACGGCTTGATGCCGGTACCGGCTCCGGCCACCGCGCGAATTTTGGCTGAACACGGGCTCAAGTTACAGTTGACCGACAATCAAGGCGAAATGGTTACCCCTACGGGAGCGGCCATTGCTGCGGCCCTGGATAGTGGGAAGTCTTTACCCACACATTATCGCATCCAAAAGATTGGTATGGGGGCGGGAAAAAAAGATTTTAAGCAGGCCAACATTCTTCGAGCCATGCTCATTGAAGAGGTGGATGTTCAAGAGCAAGGAGAGGCAGGCTTGGATAAAACCGAGTCCGATCAGATGTGGAAGTTGGAAAGCAATCTGGATGATTGCAGCGGTGAAGCTTTAGGCTTTACCTTGGAACGGCTGATGGAAGCTGGAGCCGCTGATGCGTGGTATACACCCATCTATATGAAGAAAAACAGACCGGCCTACACCCTCCAAGTTCTCTGTGGTGAAGAAAAACGGGCAGAGCTGGAGCATCTGATTTTTTTCCATACCACGACAGTAGGCATCCGCCGGGTAAAGATGGAGCGAACCATCCTGAAACGGGAGATGCGTCAGGTGGAGACCCCCTACGGGCCAGTATCGGTTAAGGTATGCGACCACGGTTCTGCCCAGTACGTTTATCCAGAATACGAAGATTTGCGCCAGATTTGCCTGGAACATCAGAAAAATTACCAGGAAGTGTATCAGGAAGTTCTTCGGTGCAGCAAGGAGCGTTGA
- a CDS encoding DUF3888 domain-containing protein, with product MKRQLIVILIFLFLCGLYGYGKQACSSTWVVSKETSSLQADSKIVLINTYLNYIQEASEDFYGEYFTISPTVAYYYVWVKEISSEQSIGSITFISTPFVGPHDTVGLDEISFTADYTGKVELKEFKHIKSYPLPEHLKSLMKQPIPGEYERL from the coding sequence ATGAAAAGGCAGTTAATTGTCATTCTGATATTTTTATTCTTATGTGGTTTGTATGGCTACGGTAAACAAGCATGTTCCAGTACATGGGTAGTCAGCAAGGAAACGTCAAGTCTACAAGCGGATAGTAAAATCGTATTAATAAATACGTATTTGAATTATATTCAAGAGGCTTCGGAGGACTTTTATGGGGAGTATTTCACCATAAGTCCAACCGTAGCCTATTATTATGTTTGGGTAAAGGAAATAAGTTCAGAGCAATCAATCGGCTCCATCACCTTCATTAGTACACCTTTTGTTGGGCCCCATGATACGGTTGGCCTAGATGAAATTTCCTTTACAGCTGATTACACAGGCAAAGTCGAATTAAAGGAATTTAAACATATTAAAAGCTATCCTTTGCCGGAGCATCTAAAGAGTCTGATGAAGCAGCCCATTCCCGGCGAATATGAAAGGTTATAG
- a CDS encoding HD domain-containing protein yields the protein MEARKLLEALLVAEKLKDTTRHCYTSKGRQESVAEHSWMMTLMAFFMKDEFPEADMDKVIRMCIIHDLGECFTGDIPTFEKNQGHEQTEEKLLYSWIHSLPKKYETEMSELYEEMAVRKTVEAQIYKAIDSLEALIQHNLSHLSTWIPKEFELNLTYADDKVEFSDYLKSLRQAVREDTIKKIADAK from the coding sequence ATGGAAGCAAGAAAATTATTAGAAGCACTGTTGGTGGCTGAAAAGCTGAAAGATACAACCCGCCATTGCTATACATCCAAGGGCAGACAGGAGAGCGTGGCAGAACATAGCTGGATGATGACATTGATGGCATTCTTTATGAAGGATGAATTTCCTGAAGCCGATATGGATAAGGTCATTCGAATGTGCATTATTCACGATTTGGGCGAATGTTTTACGGGAGATATTCCTACCTTTGAAAAGAACCAAGGCCATGAGCAGACCGAAGAAAAGCTGCTCTATAGCTGGATTCACTCCTTGCCGAAGAAATATGAAACAGAAATGAGCGAGCTTTATGAGGAAATGGCAGTGCGAAAAACCGTTGAGGCTCAAATTTATAAAGCCATCGATAGTCTTGAAGCCTTGATCCAGCACAACCTGTCCCACTTATCTACTTGGATTCCAAAAGAATTTGAACTCAATTTAACTTACGCAGATGATAAGGTTGAGTTCTCCGATTATCTGAAATCTTTAAGACAGGCTGTTCGTGAAGATACGATTAAAAAGATTGCAGACGCAAAGTGA
- a CDS encoding ABC transporter ATP-binding protein, which produces MEKILEVEGLTKLYKNGRGVRNISFSIEKGDVVGLLGPNGSGKTTIMKTIMGLTHGSEHSVTVFGHDVERDVETTLKKVGGLIERPAIFEQMSALDNLRMMARYYPGVDAARIQHVLEVVRISQYQKEKCGKFSLGMKQRLGLALAILSDPELVILDEPTNGLDIEGTVEVREIIKRMAAEKGTSFLIASHLAPEIEKTCNKVAIVHDGEMLSFEPMGEALRFNPTLEDYFLSKVKDKRGSVLI; this is translated from the coding sequence ATGGAAAAAATACTTGAAGTGGAGGGACTGACCAAGCTATATAAAAATGGAAGAGGCGTACGGAATATCAGCTTTTCCATTGAAAAGGGCGATGTGGTAGGCCTGTTGGGACCAAATGGTTCTGGCAAGACCACCATTATGAAAACCATCATGGGCTTGACTCACGGCAGTGAGCACAGTGTTACGGTGTTTGGTCACGATGTAGAGAGAGACGTGGAGACCACGTTGAAAAAGGTAGGGGGATTAATTGAACGGCCGGCTATTTTCGAGCAGATGTCCGCATTGGACAATCTGCGGATGATGGCCAGATATTATCCGGGGGTAGATGCCGCCCGGATTCAGCATGTGCTGGAGGTAGTCCGCATCAGCCAGTATCAGAAGGAGAAATGTGGGAAGTTCTCCCTGGGGATGAAGCAGCGGCTGGGATTGGCCTTAGCCATTCTGTCTGATCCGGAATTAGTGATTTTAGATGAACCCACCAACGGCTTGGATATTGAGGGTACGGTGGAGGTACGGGAAATCATCAAGAGAATGGCGGCGGAAAAAGGAACTTCCTTTTTAATTGCTAGTCATTTAGCTCCAGAGATTGAAAAGACCTGCAATAAGGTGGCTATCGTTCACGACGGCGAAATGTTGTCTTTTGAACCCATGGGGGAAGCGTTGCGTTTTAATCCTACTTTGGAGGATTATTTCTTATCCAAGGTAAAGGATAAACGCGGTTCCGTGCTGATTTAA
- a CDS encoding ABC transporter permease yields the protein MRTFTASLKNELMKISKRKKFLILLIIEILICLLCGGINYLIGKASAGAISASLMLSNMPMNMLSFFIQIYIPLIIFMAACDLFAQEVQDGTIRASFMRPVSRFKLYVSKLSAVTIMSVVYLFVLFVLTTIIKLVGGSNMASAAGLLESFFAYFLDIFPLIVLILFTAMINQFLNSPSLSIVLCVIIYIGLYILGIVVPQSSGLLFTGYLEWHNLWLGVTLPVFSMLSKIGLLLGYGLVFGCIGYYLFERKEV from the coding sequence GTGAGAACCTTTACGGCAAGTTTAAAAAATGAATTGATGAAAATTTCTAAGAGAAAGAAATTTTTAATATTGTTGATTATAGAAATATTGATCTGTCTTTTGTGCGGCGGTATCAATTACCTTATAGGCAAGGCCTCTGCAGGCGCTATTTCAGCATCTTTGATGCTGTCCAACATGCCTATGAATATGCTGTCTTTTTTCATTCAGATTTATATACCGCTGATTATTTTCATGGCGGCTTGCGATCTGTTTGCACAGGAGGTGCAGGACGGAACGATTCGGGCCTCCTTTATGAGGCCGGTGAGTCGGTTTAAGCTGTATGTATCTAAACTTTCAGCAGTGACCATCATGTCGGTGGTGTATCTATTTGTGCTCTTTGTACTGACCACCATTATAAAACTGGTGGGGGGCAGTAATATGGCTTCCGCAGCAGGGCTTCTGGAAAGCTTTTTCGCTTATTTTCTAGATATATTCCCGCTGATTGTGCTGATTTTATTTACCGCTATGATAAATCAATTTTTAAATAGCCCATCGCTTTCTATCGTCTTATGCGTTATAATATATATCGGCTTATATATCTTGGGTATCGTGGTGCCTCAGAGCAGCGGTCTGCTCTTTACAGGTTATTTGGAATGGCATAACTTGTGGCTGGGCGTGACTCTGCCGGTGTTTTCCATGCTTTCTAAGATTGGCTTGCTTTTAGGCTATGGACTAGTCTTTGGCTGTATTGGATATTACTTATTTGAAAGAAAAGAAGTGTAA
- a CDS encoding sensor histidine kinase yields MKSLRGRFIKTTIWVAIISTALVVLTALLLLFVYSVCEPYGFERIWIGLSRLKAENQSGGHYFFGYVILWVVTAIGAVLLTSTVASARLFGNMLRALKHLQKAAEKIKDGNLDFEVMACGEQELNDLCNAFDEIRKTLKANAEKELRSKEERSMLMANLSHDMRTPITTIKGYLEGIKDGVANSPEKLDKYLDTIYSKAIVLQKLVDNMAEYSELELGRMQYAFEFINMTQLLGELTQGYQEEVQEQGLTMEINILEEQLTIVGDRGKLKRVFDNLVSNAIKYNREAGTISVGMVQERRGALICISDTGTGIQEKDQNKVFDGFFRGDAARSNIKGNGLGLGISKQIIESHHGKIWIKSEQGVGTEVYIYLPLRSY; encoded by the coding sequence ATGAAATCCTTAAGAGGCCGTTTTATCAAAACAACTATATGGGTGGCAATTATTTCAACAGCACTGGTGGTTCTGACCGCCTTGCTGTTGTTATTTGTTTATTCCGTCTGTGAACCCTATGGGTTTGAGCGGATTTGGATTGGTCTCAGCCGCTTGAAGGCCGAGAATCAGAGCGGCGGCCACTACTTTTTTGGTTATGTAATTCTGTGGGTGGTGACAGCCATCGGTGCAGTGCTCTTGACCAGCACCGTGGCTAGTGCCAGGCTGTTTGGCAATATGCTGCGGGCATTAAAGCATTTGCAAAAGGCGGCAGAAAAGATTAAAGACGGCAACTTAGATTTCGAGGTCATGGCTTGTGGAGAGCAGGAGCTCAATGACCTGTGCAACGCTTTTGATGAAATTCGCAAGACGTTGAAAGCTAATGCAGAAAAGGAACTGCGCAGCAAGGAAGAGCGGAGTATGCTCATGGCCAATTTGTCTCACGATATGCGGACCCCCATCACCACCATAAAAGGCTACTTGGAGGGCATCAAAGACGGAGTAGCCAATTCTCCTGAAAAGCTAGATAAATACTTGGACACCATCTACAGCAAGGCTATCGTTCTCCAAAAGCTGGTGGATAACATGGCGGAATATTCCGAGCTGGAGTTGGGGCGGATGCAGTATGCCTTTGAATTTATCAACATGACTCAGCTGCTGGGGGAATTGACTCAAGGCTATCAAGAAGAGGTGCAAGAACAGGGCTTGACTATGGAAATTAACATTCTGGAAGAGCAGCTGACTATTGTAGGGGACCGAGGGAAGTTGAAGCGAGTATTCGATAATTTAGTCTCAAATGCCATCAAGTATAACCGGGAAGCTGGCACCATTTCTGTGGGCATGGTTCAAGAGCGGAGAGGGGCGCTGATTTGCATCAGTGACACGGGAACGGGTATTCAGGAGAAGGATCAGAATAAGGTATTTGACGGATTTTTCCGGGGCGATGCTGCCAGAAGCAATATCAAGGGAAATGGACTGGGCTTGGGCATTTCCAAACAGATTATTGAAAGCCATCACGGAAAGATTTGGATTAAAAGCGAGCAAGGTGTAGGTACCGAGGTGTACATTTATCTGCCCCTGCGCAGTTATTAG
- a CDS encoding response regulator transcription factor, which produces MKILVIEDDKSIAELERDYLEINGYECDLAADGIRGLEMALTGDYALIILDIMIPGMDGFELCARFREQSDTPVILLSAKKEDIDKVRGLGLGADDYMTKPFSPNELMARVKSHIGRYERLTGKDGGKNGGNRLLKIRELEIDKDSRRVFLGGEEKIMPAKEYDLLLFLAENANRVFSKEHIFDRIWGMDAIGDVSTVTVHIRRLREKIEKDMDNLQYIETVWGVGYRFKG; this is translated from the coding sequence ATGAAGATTTTAGTCATCGAAGATGATAAGAGCATTGCGGAACTGGAACGGGATTATTTGGAAATAAACGGATATGAATGTGACCTGGCTGCCGACGGAATCCGCGGGCTGGAAATGGCTTTGACGGGGGACTATGCACTGATTATTCTAGATATTATGATTCCTGGAATGGATGGGTTTGAACTCTGTGCCCGTTTTCGAGAACAAAGCGATACACCAGTCATTCTTCTCTCCGCCAAGAAAGAAGATATTGATAAGGTTCGAGGTCTAGGCTTGGGCGCAGACGATTATATGACCAAGCCTTTTAGTCCCAATGAGCTCATGGCCCGGGTCAAGAGTCACATTGGTCGTTATGAACGGCTGACGGGCAAAGATGGAGGCAAGAATGGCGGAAACCGGCTGCTGAAGATTCGGGAATTGGAGATTGACAAAGACAGCCGACGGGTATTCCTGGGCGGTGAGGAGAAAATTATGCCGGCCAAGGAATACGATTTGTTACTATTTTTAGCAGAGAATGCCAATCGGGTCTTTTCAAAAGAGCATATTTTTGATAGAATTTGGGGTATGGATGCCATTGGTGACGTATCGACAGTCACCGTACACATCCGGCGACTCCGAGAAAAGATTGAGAAGGATATGGACAATCTTCAATATATCGAGACTGTCTGGGGAGTGGGCTATAGATTTAAAGGATAG
- a CDS encoding polysaccharide deacetylase family protein produces the protein MIKFRAVIALCCCIVFAVSGVFVSYAADQEGETKEPSHLYIPILMYHHFVKEPVKGAMGATITEEKFQEDMNYLANNKYTPLLPQDLKAILAGKKTMPKNPIMITFDDGYESVYNIAYPILEKTGMKATVFAIVASVESPKKAEIKKLSWEQMAKMYGSGLVDIQSHSYNLHNQDLKGQYKKFQINGIQRGIIECQAQYELRVEEDIVKSVELIEANIGNEVIAFAYPYGVYDDWGVELLKQNGILFGFGTVYGAGDLKGNLYYLNRFSVGMNTDLSGLLEQ, from the coding sequence ATGATAAAATTCAGAGCAGTAATCGCACTTTGTTGTTGTATTGTCTTTGCCGTGTCCGGTGTGTTTGTCAGTTATGCAGCTGATCAGGAGGGAGAAACAAAAGAGCCCAGCCATTTATATATACCCATACTCATGTACCACCATTTTGTGAAGGAACCGGTGAAAGGGGCTATGGGTGCCACCATTACCGAGGAAAAGTTTCAGGAAGATATGAACTATCTGGCGAACAATAAGTATACCCCCTTGCTGCCTCAGGATTTAAAGGCTATTCTGGCGGGTAAAAAAACGATGCCGAAAAATCCCATCATGATTACTTTTGACGATGGGTATGAATCGGTCTATAACATTGCGTACCCTATTTTGGAGAAGACAGGCATGAAAGCGACGGTCTTTGCCATCGTGGCCAGCGTGGAGAGTCCAAAGAAAGCGGAGATTAAGAAGCTGAGTTGGGAGCAGATGGCAAAAATGTATGGAAGCGGTCTGGTGGACATCCAGAGCCATTCCTACAACTTACATAATCAAGACTTGAAAGGTCAGTATAAGAAGTTTCAGATTAACGGCATCCAGCGAGGAATCATCGAGTGTCAGGCCCAGTACGAACTCCGGGTGGAGGAGGATATCGTCAAGAGTGTGGAGCTGATTGAGGCAAATATCGGCAATGAGGTCATTGCTTTTGCCTATCCTTACGGGGTTTACGATGACTGGGGTGTGGAGCTTTTGAAGCAAAACGGGATTCTCTTTGGCTTTGGTACGGTCTACGGAGCAGGAGATTTAAAGGGAAATCTGTATTATCTGAATCGGTTTTCCGTAGGCATGAACACAGATTTAAGCGGTCTGCTGGAACAGTAA
- a CDS encoding stalk domain-containing protein, whose product MKSFRTMCIAIVMALSIAWAVPVNAAERVTGADVLSVETAREADSHSIQVDVDGNFVAFTAETGYPYVDERQRTLVPLRAAMEALGCQVSWESANATARLEKDGIQVSVPVGESYIRKGDMDLFMDTKSVLENGRVYLPIRAVAEAFGAEVQWNQETKTVLITPVDSKHQTISIHFIDVGHGDAILIDDGTYEVLIDAGTTSSGGIVSDYIRPYVDGSIDLLIATHGHQDHVGGIPRILEDYQADRIIESGSSVNTPEWKAYKAALEQEPDCQVGVVEDEIIELPEGAELRIIKPPGGQALENNNSIAALLTYQGVSTLFTGDSQSEEEEFLAQQVGKVDVFKGGHHGSYNANSSLLLEKIRPQYIVISAGKGVGYTHPHASALKRMFSVGATVYGTFKSGTIIMKTDGRSYSFETAAKPLIPLEIKDAGTYQKNIW is encoded by the coding sequence ATGAAATCCTTTAGGACAATGTGCATTGCTATTGTAATGGCCCTAAGTATTGCTTGGGCTGTGCCTGTAAACGCAGCAGAACGGGTGACAGGAGCTGACGTGTTATCGGTTGAGACAGCCCGTGAGGCTGACAGCCATTCCATTCAAGTGGATGTTGACGGCAATTTCGTCGCTTTCACGGCCGAAACAGGCTATCCCTATGTAGATGAACGACAGCGGACTTTAGTGCCGCTGCGGGCAGCTATGGAGGCTCTGGGCTGCCAAGTCAGCTGGGAGTCCGCCAATGCTACGGCTCGGCTGGAAAAGGATGGCATACAGGTAAGCGTGCCCGTCGGCGAGAGCTACATCCGTAAAGGAGATATGGATCTCTTTATGGACACCAAATCCGTGCTGGAAAATGGACGAGTTTATCTGCCCATTCGAGCTGTAGCAGAGGCCTTTGGTGCAGAGGTTCAATGGAATCAAGAGACGAAGACTGTCTTGATTACGCCTGTCGATTCAAAGCATCAAACAATCAGCATTCACTTTATTGACGTGGGTCACGGGGATGCCATCCTCATCGATGATGGTACCTACGAAGTGCTCATCGATGCAGGGACGACCTCTAGCGGAGGTATTGTTTCGGATTATATCCGCCCATACGTAGACGGCAGCATCGACTTGTTAATCGCTACCCACGGGCATCAGGACCACGTGGGCGGTATCCCCCGTATATTGGAAGACTATCAGGCGGACCGAATCATTGAAAGCGGCTCTTCTGTCAATACACCGGAATGGAAGGCCTATAAGGCAGCCCTGGAGCAGGAACCAGACTGTCAGGTCGGCGTAGTAGAGGACGAGATTATCGAATTGCCTGAAGGCGCGGAGCTGCGGATTATCAAACCACCAGGGGGTCAGGCTCTGGAGAACAACAACAGCATTGCGGCGCTGTTGACTTATCAAGGGGTGTCTACGTTATTTACAGGTGACAGCCAGTCTGAAGAGGAGGAATTTCTCGCCCAGCAGGTGGGAAAGGTAGATGTCTTTAAGGGCGGGCATCACGGTTCCTACAACGCGAACAGTTCGCTGCTGCTGGAAAAGATTCGTCCCCAATATATTGTTATTTCTGCTGGAAAAGGGGTGGGCTATACGCATCCTCATGCATCGGCTTTAAAGCGCATGTTCAGCGTCGGGGCTACCGTCTACGGTACGTTTAAGTCCGGTACGATTATCATGAAGACCGATGGACGATCTTACAGCTTTGAAACAGCAGCAAAACCGCTGATTCCCTTGGAGATAAAAGATGCGGGAACTTATCAGAAGAATATCTGGTGA
- a CDS encoding EFR1 family ferrodoxin (N-terminal region resembles flavodoxins. C-terminal ferrodoxin region binds two 4Fe-4S clusters.), with protein MVLYFSGTGNSQFVAIQLAEIIKDEVVSINSYLKNGKRGSFQSEKPLVFVAPTYSWRMPKVVEQWILAADFQGNRNTYFILTCGDSCGNAAVYAEKLCVKKGLQFCGLSPVLMPENYLAMFPTPSEAECLRIVEKSKPCVAALAGQIQSAEPFNPLSVSFAGKLESGPVNPLFYRFFVQDKGFTVSDDCISCKKCAQRCPLNNVELKSGKPVWKGHCTHCMACIGGCPTKAIEYKSKSKGQHRHYIMNDSLCWGNGGRDH; from the coding sequence ATGGTTTTATATTTTAGCGGTACTGGAAACAGCCAGTTTGTAGCAATCCAGCTAGCGGAGATAATAAAAGATGAGGTCGTCTCAATTAATTCATATTTAAAGAACGGGAAGAGGGGTTCCTTTCAGTCAGAGAAACCGTTGGTATTTGTAGCTCCAACATATTCTTGGCGAATGCCCAAGGTGGTAGAGCAGTGGATTTTGGCGGCAGACTTCCAGGGGAATCGAAACACTTATTTTATATTGACTTGCGGAGACAGTTGCGGAAACGCCGCCGTTTATGCAGAAAAGCTTTGTGTAAAAAAAGGATTACAGTTTTGCGGGCTTTCCCCAGTGCTCATGCCTGAAAATTATTTAGCGATGTTCCCAACGCCCAGTGAAGCAGAATGTCTGCGGATTGTGGAAAAATCCAAACCCTGCGTGGCCGCCCTTGCAGGGCAAATACAGTCGGCTGAACCGTTTAATCCGCTGTCCGTTTCTTTTGCCGGCAAGTTGGAAAGCGGCCCTGTTAATCCCTTGTTTTACAGGTTCTTTGTGCAGGATAAAGGGTTTACCGTATCAGATGACTGCATTTCCTGCAAAAAATGTGCACAGCGATGTCCTTTAAACAACGTTGAACTAAAGAGCGGTAAACCTGTATGGAAAGGCCATTGCACACACTGTATGGCTTGTATCGGAGGATGTCCCACGAAGGCCATTGAATATAAGTCCAAATCAAAGGGACAGCACCGCCATTATATCATGAATGATTCGTTGTGCTGGGGA